ACCCCAAGAATCCTGGATACGTGGGCCccttattttggggggggggggtgtgttccTGGGGACCCCAGACACATGAGTCCCTTCTTTTGGGGGGGGGACGGTGAACCTCAAGGACCCCAGGGTCTCTTAGTGCCAGGGGAAGGGGACGGGGAGGACCCCCAGGACGCCGGGGTCCCCTCccaggactggggggggggggatctctggggtggggggtgtctccCTtcggggggtgccggggctgaGCCAGCGGGGGCTGCCCGCGGTGTGGGGGCTCTCGCAGGGGCCGCCCGGGGCACGTTCACGGTGGGGGCCTGGCCACGGGTGGCCGTGGTGCCCTTCGGGGGCTCGGTGGCCATCAACTGCAGCCGCAGCGCTTGCCCGGGGGGCAACGCCACGCTGGGGCTGGCCACCCCCTTGGCCGTGgccgcgggggccggcgggcgccGCTGGCAAAGCTTCCGGCTCCTCAACGTCTCCCAGTGGAGCCCCGGCACCGCCACGTGCTACGGGCGCTGTGGCGACGCCCAAGCCAACGCCAGCGCCGGCATCCTCGTCTACCGTGAGTGCCGGGGGTCGCCGGGGGGGCCTGGGTGGCCGTGGCATGGCTACGGTTGACGGTTTGGTGGTTGCCACCTCCCAGGATTGCCGGAGCGGGTGGTGCTGGAGCCGGTGCCGGCCGTGGCGGTGGGCGAGAGCCGTAACCTGACGTGCCGGGTGGTGGAGGTGGCTCCGGTGGGGAACCTGACGGTGACGTTGCGCCGAGGTGCCGAAACTCTGCGGACGGAGAGTTTCGGCACCGCCGAGGGCAGCACCAGCGTGGCCGTCAGTCACCTGCTGACCGCCGGCCCCGGCGACCACGGCCAGGACGTCACCTGCCACGCCGAGCTGTCCCTGCGGCCCCACGGGCCCCTCTTCGCCCGCGCCGCCGTCCCCGTCAAGCTGTCGGTTTTCGGTGGGTCACCGTCACCCTCCCGGCAGCTCCGTATCCTCACTGGAGTCTGGTGAGGGTCTGGCTGCCGGGATCCTCTCCCTGGCACTGGGGTGCAGCTGGGGACGAGGCACGGCCCTGGTGACACCGTGTCCCCGCAGCTCTCCCCGAGCCGCCCCAGCTCCGGGCTCCCGCCCGCCTCGAAGCCGGCGCTGCCGCCAACGCCAGCTGCCGAATCACCGGTGCCTTCCCCGCCGGGGACGTCCACCTCGCCATCACCTTGGCAGAGCAGAGCCTAAATGTCACCGTGGCGGCGGCCGGGGACGTGCTGACCGCCATCACCACGCTCTCGCCTGACACCCCGGGGCGGCAGGAGCTGACCTGCACCGCGGCGGTGGCGACGGCGGCACGGACGGCGCGGAGGCAGCTCCACGTCTACCGTAAGACACCGGGCGCAGCGGAGCGATAACCGGAGCCCATCCCAAAATCCTGTTGGACCCACGAGCACCTTCCCGCAGGCTTCCCGGCACCCGTCCTGGAGCTGAGCCCGGCGTCGGTGCCAGCGGGCAGCGAGGTGACGGTGGCATGCCGTGTCGGGGTCGCCGACCCCCCCGCTGTCCGGCTGCAGCTCCGCGATGCCGACGGGGGGGTCCTGGCCGAGGGGCCGCAGTCCCAGCTGGAGCTGCGGTTGGTGGCCCGGCGGGAGGATGACGGGCGACAGTTCGGGTGCCGGGCCAGCCTGGCCATCGCCAACGGCACGGTGACGAAGGATGCGGACGCCCGGCTCGCCGTGCTCTGTGGGTGCCGCGCCGGAGGGGCCCGGCTGTGCCCACGGCAGCCGGCACGGGCGTCCCGGTGAATCGTTCCATCTTTTCCAGATATGCCCGAAATGGTGGCGAGCGGCTGCCCCAGCAACCGCACATGGCTACGGGGGACGCGGCAAGCGCTGTCCTGCCGTGCCACCGGCAACCCTACGCCCACCGTCATCTGCGGCAGGAACGGCGTCACCGTCAACACCGGGGAGCCGGAGCTGGTCACCCGTTCCCGAGCCGGCACCTACCTCTGCAACGCCACCAACAGCCTGGGGACGCGGAGCCGGCTGGTCACCGTCCGCGTGGAGTGTGAGTGGTGCCGGTGTCTCCGCCGCGGCCGTGCCAGTGGCAACCGCGCTAACCAGGACCCCTCTTTTCTCCCCCCTCAAGACGAGCCCACCCTGACGGAGAGGGGCTGCCCAGCGCACCGCACCTGGGTGGAGGGCGAGCGGCGGGAGCTCGCGTGCCGTGCCGACGGGgaccccccacccagcacccgcTGCGCCCGCGACGGGGGTCCCCCCCGCACCCGGGGGAGCCGGGCCGTTAGCCGGGCTGACGCCGGCCGCTACGTCTGCCGAGCCAGCAACAAGCACGGCTCGGCCGTCCGCAGCATTGTCGTCACCGTCGAGTGTGAGTgccggggacggggcggggatCTGGCGGTGCCGGTGATGCCGTTATCCGTGCTGAGGATGCTGGTTGTGCCGGGGATGCTGCGGCTATGCCGGGGTGCCACGTCTGTGCTGGGGATGCCATGACCATGCCAGGGGTGCCATAGCTGTGCCGGGGATGCCATGGCTATCCTGGGGATGCTGTGTCCATGCCAGGGATGCCATGGCCATGCCATGGCTGTGCCAAGGATGCTGGTAGTGCCAGGGATGCCATGGCTATGCCGGGGATGACATAGCTGTGCCAGGGATGCTGGTTGTGCCAGGGATGCCATATCCATGCTGGGGATGCCGTGACTGTGCCAGGGATGCCACATCCATGCCGGGGatgctgtgcctgtgctggggaTGCCATATCTGTGCCAGGGATGCCATGGCCATGCCGAGGGTGCTGGTTGTGTCAGGGATGCTGTGGCCATGCCGGGGATGCCACATTCATGCCAGCCCAGTGGGGAGCCCGGCTGCCATGGGGCTGGTCCCGCCgctgcagggtggggagcaggggggtgggCGGTTGGTCGATGCACCCCACCTGGGTGGGGGGCCCCCAGCCCCCACCAACCGTGTCCCTCCCGGGTTGCAGATGAGCCGAGCATCGGTGAGACGGGCTGCCCGGCGCGGCGGCTCTGGGTGGAGGGGACGCCGGCGGAGCTGGCCTGTGCCGCCAGCGGGAACCCCCCGCCCCATGTCGCCTGCGCCAAGCTGGGGGACAGCCAGGACCCCCCCCCGGCGAGCCCCAACGTCACCCGCGCCCACGCCGGCACCTACCAGTGCCGGGCCACCAACCCCCACGGCTCGGCCCTCCGCAACGTCACCGTCGCCGTCGAGTGTGAgtgggggggtggaaaaaaaaaaaggggggggaggggggggtgttggtTATTTTTGAAGCGCCGGGTGGTGGTTTTGGCTGACGGCCGGTGCCGCCCCGGTGCAGACAGCCCCGCCGCGGTGAGCCTCCGTGTGCTGCCCTCCGCCAACGTCTCGCGAGGCACCAGCTTCAGCGTGGAGTGTCGCGCCGAGGGGCTGCCCACCCCCACCTACGGCTGGGCACTGCCGCCCGCCCCCAACCTCCGCTTCGCCGCCGATAACCGCTCGGTCGCCGTagccggcgccgccgccgccaaccgAGGCCTTTACACCTGCACCGCGACCAACCGGCACGGCCGGCGAGCCGGCAGCGTCATGGTCCGGGTGGACGGTGAGATTGAGGAAAGGGGGGGATTGGTGAATTGAGGGGGGGTCTTTCCGTCACCGCCGCGGCCTCACCGGCACCGTCGCACCTCGCAGAGAGCCGCCTGGTGCTGTTGGCCTCGCTGGGCTCGCTGGGCGCCGTCACCGCGGTGGGTTTGGCGGCCGCCGGCGGGTATTACCTGAAGTCGACGGCGTGTAAGAAGGGGGAGTACAACGTGCGGGACGCCGAGGGCTCCTCGGAAGCCGCCTGCCTGCACCGGCAACGCCACGACCGCGGGGAGGTTTACGGCATCCAGCTCACCCAGCCCTAACCGGGCCCAGCCCCAGGTTGCAGGGCGGGGGGGAAACCCTGTGtacccccccactccccgcccCAGCTGGGTTTTGGAGGGGGTGTagggggtgttttgggggttttttaaaaccatttcagCGCTGTGCCGAGGGCGGCACGGCTGTAACTCAGGGGGGGGATGCTCAgggggggctgcggctgccgGCTCAGCTCTTCTGGGGGGATAAAGCAACACCcaataaataattctgttttaattAGAGGAAGATGGTGACTctggctgcgggggggggggtgggggggtgtagGACAGACCGCAGGGTGAGCCCAGCTCCAAGCCCCTTCCCCCCGCCAGCTCCAGGGGGGGGACCCAGACATctgggacccccagagccccccccgccccaccacAGGCCAGGCTCAGGGTGGGGTCCCGGTCGTGGGGGTGTCCCCAAgcctgtccccctgccacccgggggggggggggcgggggggcaagGCTCAGCCCGGCCTCGGCTCTGGATCCCACTGGAAAATCCTGGTGCAGGAAAATCCCCTGCGCAGCTGCTGGGGCCCCCCTGGAGagccccccccccttcctgccTGCTTTCCTGCCTGCTTTCCTGCCCGCACGGCTGCCCTTCCTGCCCGCGCTGGTGACACCTCCCACCTTCTGGCCCCCACCTCGCTGTCCTTGAgccctgtcccatgtccccagcTCGCAGCCGGGGACAGGgacccccagcctggcccccacCTCGctgtccccaaaccccccaaacgTCTCCAGCCCGCACCCAGGACCCCTCCTCGTCCCCGCAGCTCCCTGCTGGGGTGACCAAGCCACCGGTGGTGGCACCAAGAgtcccccccactccccaacGCCACAACCATCACCCCGTGCCCCCCCGGAGCAGGTGACACCAGGACACGCCAAAGCTGCCACCAGCACCAGGACATTTAATTGCTTCCAAGGGACCCcgacaccccccagcccccccactgCCAGCTCTCCACCGCCGTCACCGCTGCCACCAACGTCCCCTCGCTGCTGCCGGGGTCCTCGCCGTCACCTCCTCCCGCCGGCGGCCGGGTGACACCGCTCCCCGCAGTGGGGACACCGCGGACGGGGGGTCCCGCTCTTCCCGGGGATGTTCCAGCACCGTCGGCACCGCACCCGGTACTTCTTGTACCTGGGAGAAATCCCCGCAGTGAAGCCGGTGTCGAGGGTCCCAGGGGGGGTCcccagaggtgtgtgtgtgtgtgggtcaCTGagggggtgtccctgtcccctacCTGATGCCGCAGGCGTTGCAGAGGGGGGTCCCGTTCTCAGCCGCTCGCCACAGCGGGGTCCGGCGCGTCTTGCAGGAGGCGCAGCGCTTGTTCCCTGCGGGGGACACACGgttgcacccccaaaccccagcgGTGTTGGGGTgagggggacaccccccccacacacacacacacacccatctTACCCTGGGCAAAGGGAGCGTCATCCTCCGAGCTGCTGCCCACCCCGGGGGGCCCGGCCGAGGGGCTGCACCCCCGGCTCCGGCTGGGAGCCCTGTGGGAAaaggggggggtcagggggagcGCAGGGACCCCCCCGGAATGGGGGGACACACCCCCCGGGGGCGGTCGGGTCCCCAGGGGACatcaccagggaggggggaagggaaggtgcAGCCAGACAGATGGACGGGGCAGGCCAAGGTcctggggtgcccaggggtgcaTCCGGACAGACGGACGGAGCAGCCAGAAgtctgggggtgcccaggggtgcaTCCGGACAGACGGACGGAGCAGCCAGAAgtctgggggtgcccaggggtgcaTCCGGACAGACGGATGGAGCAGCCCAAGGTCCAGGGGTGCCTCCGGACAGACGGACAGCGGGGCGGGGGCCCGGTACCTGCCACCGCGGGCGGTGATGAGGAGGCGGCAGCCCTCGGCGCTGCCGGCGGGGAGGCCCAGGCGCATGCGGAGGGTCACCCCGCGGAAAGAGGGGTCCCGGGGCTCGGCGCCGCGCTGGGGGGTCGCCTGCTTgcgccgccgcccgctgccgGTACCGGGGCCGTTACCGGTGCTGCCAGCCAGGTGCCGGCACTGGAGGCTGATGAGGCTGAGGGTGTCGGGGCCGCTGGTGGGGACCGGGGGGAGCCCGGGGTGCtccgcgggggcggcgggaggcgccgggggggggtcggggggggccaGCAGTCGCGCGGTTTCCTGCAGGAAGGTGAGACCctccccggggaggggcggggggctccagggccccgcggggggctcCGGGACCCCGCTCCTGCCCCGGGGCCGTCGTTAGGGTACGGGGGGGGGCgtcccccgctccccccccaggGACTTCAGGGGGGCACCCAGCTCCCCCCGGGCTGAGCCATCCCCGGGCCCGGTTCCCCCCCGCGGTGGGACCATCCCCAgttccagtgctcccagtgctcccacccAGTAACAACATCC
This sequence is a window from Strix uralensis isolate ZFMK-TIS-50842 chromosome 38, bStrUra1, whole genome shotgun sequence. Protein-coding genes within it:
- the ICAM5 gene encoding intercellular adhesion molecule 5 isoform X3, which encodes MSPFFWGGDGEPQGPQGLLVPGEGDGEDPQDAGVPSQDWGGGDLWGGGCLPSGGAGAEPAGAARGVGALAGAARGTFTVGAWPRVAVVPFGGSVAINCSRSACPGGNATLGLATPLAVAAGAGGRRWQSFRLLNVSQWSPGTATCYGRCGDAQANASAGILVYRLPERVVLEPVPAVAVGESRNLTCRVVEVAPVGNLTVTLRRGAETLRTESFGTAEGSTSVAVSHLLTAGPGDHGQDVTCHAELSLRPHGPLFARAAVPVKLSVFALPEPPQLRAPARLEAGAAANASCRITGAFPAGDVHLAITLAEQSLNVTVAAAGDVLTAITTLSPDTPGRQELTCTAAVATAARTARRQLHVYRFPAPVLELSPASVPAGSEVTVACRVGVADPPAVRLQLRDADGGVLAEGPQSQLELRLVARREDDGRQFGCRASLAIANGTVTKDADARLAVLYMPEMVASGCPSNRTWLRGTRQALSCRATGNPTPTVICGRNGVTVNTGEPELVTRSRAGTYLCNATNSLGTRSRLVTVRVEYEPTLTERGCPAHRTWVEGERRELACRADGDPPPSTRCARDGGPPRTRGSRAVSRADAGRYVCRASNKHGSAVRSIVVTVEYEPSIGETGCPARRLWVEGTPAELACAASGNPPPHVACAKLGDSQDPPPASPNVTRAHAGTYQCRATNPHGSALRNVTVAVESPPR
- the ICAM5 gene encoding intercellular adhesion molecule 5 isoform X1; protein product: MSPFFWGGDGEPQGPQGLLVPGEGDGEDPQDAGVPSQDWGGGDLWGGGCLPSGGAGAEPAGAARGVGALAGAARGTFTVGAWPRVAVVPFGGSVAINCSRSACPGGNATLGLATPLAVAAGAGGRRWQSFRLLNVSQWSPGTATCYGRCGDAQANASAGILVYRLPERVVLEPVPAVAVGESRNLTCRVVEVAPVGNLTVTLRRGAETLRTESFGTAEGSTSVAVSHLLTAGPGDHGQDVTCHAELSLRPHGPLFARAAVPVKLSVFALPEPPQLRAPARLEAGAAANASCRITGAFPAGDVHLAITLAEQSLNVTVAAAGDVLTAITTLSPDTPGRQELTCTAAVATAARTARRQLHVYRFPAPVLELSPASVPAGSEVTVACRVGVADPPAVRLQLRDADGGVLAEGPQSQLELRLVARREDDGRQFGCRASLAIANGTVTKDADARLAVLYMPEMVASGCPSNRTWLRGTRQALSCRATGNPTPTVICGRNGVTVNTGEPELVTRSRAGTYLCNATNSLGTRSRLVTVRVEYEPTLTERGCPAHRTWVEGERRELACRADGDPPPSTRCARDGGPPRTRGSRAVSRADAGRYVCRASNKHGSAVRSIVVTVEYEPSIGETGCPARRLWVEGTPAELACAASGNPPPHVACAKLGDSQDPPPASPNVTRAHAGTYQCRATNPHGSALRNVTVAVEYSPAAVSLRVLPSANVSRGTSFSVECRAEGLPTPTYGWALPPAPNLRFAADNRSVAVAGAAAANRGLYTCTATNRHGRRAGSVMVRVDESRLVLLASLGSLGAVTAVGLAAAGGYYLKSTACKKGEYNVRDAEGSSEAACLHRQRHDRGEVYGIQLTQP
- the ICAM5 gene encoding intercellular adhesion molecule 5 isoform X2 — encoded protein: MGPPGPAARLLPPLLLALAGAARGTFTVGAWPRVAVVPFGGSVAINCSRSACPGGNATLGLATPLAVAAGAGGRRWQSFRLLNVSQWSPGTATCYGRCGDAQANASAGILVYRLPERVVLEPVPAVAVGESRNLTCRVVEVAPVGNLTVTLRRGAETLRTESFGTAEGSTSVAVSHLLTAGPGDHGQDVTCHAELSLRPHGPLFARAAVPVKLSVFALPEPPQLRAPARLEAGAAANASCRITGAFPAGDVHLAITLAEQSLNVTVAAAGDVLTAITTLSPDTPGRQELTCTAAVATAARTARRQLHVYRFPAPVLELSPASVPAGSEVTVACRVGVADPPAVRLQLRDADGGVLAEGPQSQLELRLVARREDDGRQFGCRASLAIANGTVTKDADARLAVLYMPEMVASGCPSNRTWLRGTRQALSCRATGNPTPTVICGRNGVTVNTGEPELVTRSRAGTYLCNATNSLGTRSRLVTVRVEYEPTLTERGCPAHRTWVEGERRELACRADGDPPPSTRCARDGGPPRTRGSRAVSRADAGRYVCRASNKHGSAVRSIVVTVEYEPSIGETGCPARRLWVEGTPAELACAASGNPPPHVACAKLGDSQDPPPASPNVTRAHAGTYQCRATNPHGSALRNVTVAVEYSPAAVSLRVLPSANVSRGTSFSVECRAEGLPTPTYGWALPPAPNLRFAADNRSVAVAGAAAANRGLYTCTATNRHGRRAGSVMVRVDESRLVLLASLGSLGAVTAVGLAAAGGYYLKSTACKKGEYNVRDAEGSSEAACLHRQRHDRGEVYGIQLTQP